The proteins below come from a single Notamacropus eugenii isolate mMacEug1 chromosome 7, mMacEug1.pri_v2, whole genome shotgun sequence genomic window:
- the LOC140514610 gene encoding centrin-4-like, which yields MASNYRPSTGQRRKPNVKVELTEEQKREIKEAFDLFDVDGSGSIDVKELKIAMRALGFEPKKEEIKKMIAEIDKEGFGTISFEDFFAMMSVKMSEKDEKEEILKAFKLFDDDCTGSITLKNIKRVAKELGENLSDDELQEMLDEADRDGDGEINEQEFLRMMKKTTLY from the exons ATG GCATCGAACTACCGACCAAGCACCGGTCAGCGAAGGAAGCCTAATGTAAAAGTCGAACTGACTGAAGAGCAGAAACGAGAAATTAAGGAGGCCTTTGACTTGTTTGATGTCGACGGGTCTGGGAGCATCGATGTGAAGGAGTTAAAG ATTGCAATGCGTGCATTAGGCTTTGagccaaagaaagaagaaattaagaaaatgattgcAGAGATCGACAAAGAAGGATTTGGCACCATTAGCTTTGAAGACTTTTTCGCCATGATGAGTGTGAAAATG agtgaaaaggatgaaaaagaagaaattttgaagGCCTTCAAATTATTTGATGATGATTGTACAGGAAGTATCACCCTCAAAAATATTAAGAGGGTCGCCAAGGAACTGGGAGAAAATTTGTCAGATGATGAACTTCAG GAAATGCTGGATGAAGCTGATCGCGATGGAGACGGAGAAATAAATGAGCAAGAGTTTTTGAGGATGATGAAAAAAACCACTCTTTATTAA
- the BBS12 gene encoding chaperonin-containing T-complex member BBS12, with protein MVMACININRRRHMGLQQLSSLTETGRSFLGPVKSTKFIIGERSHESVLTCSTVRLLENLDLSSSVGQLLYETVQSQKTAYGTGINTLMFLIGAWSASALECLQQDIPISVIVSVMSEGLKSCREEVDRLQIPLHDVVGNTGDTRRYPFLGNLSIIPSPLVQIPAEIPWIQREPGIKNVSSQPSAPTFSSGRSSELSSRSSYFCSQSVVKGNKTMSLIPQISLIPNSHTRKSRLSHSRHFSRAENDSYQTSSKGQTDTYVQNCGDLVQLAVGLSHGDHSSMTLVEAAVRCQYQNAHVRKRNCTEPFRFDISKISTCCLPGVPESFSCVCSGYITLVSIHYTTIVRELQNQPLRVVLIDGDFKENYHHLGFNALENVKTERENLTYHEKLWLDHTLEILTQLNVNLVMVRGNVSENLTERCMCSKLLLVGPVSHHVLQDFAEVTGAVQVTYATQLNEDCVGSDVYVSLWRAGQLNAKEVSNKVAILIKAEGILLVTAVLTSPVLAQMQAKEDHFWTCAYRLYHALVDEKVFLGGGAVEVLCLTHLYILIEQSHKKMDKDCSGQLYATSSWMASSQALYRPAILKALADGWHKYLSSIVYNTGTCTSETEASTFVQNFLHKTTDSGCPLLYLLKECNKVTSGILNFAVPSRLKETSRVFDAVTPKIEAWRRALDLVLLVLQTDAEIITGAEYTQLNSQESGDLLLL; from the coding sequence ATGGTCATGGCTTGCATAAATATaaacagaaggagacacatgggcCTTCAGCAGCTTTCATCATTAACAGAAACAGGCCGAAGTTTCCTAGGCCCAGTAAAGTCGACCAAATTTATTATAGGCGAAAGATCTCATGAAAGTGTATTGACCTGTTCTACAGTGAGGCTTCTTGAAAATCTGGATTTAAGTAGTTCTGTTGGACAGCTTCTTTATGAAACAGTGCAGTCGCAGAAGACTGCGTATGGGACTGGGATCAATACCCTGATGTTTCTCATCGGTGCGTGGAGCGCCTCTGCCCTGGAGTGTCTTCAGCAGGACATCCCTATTTCAGTCATAGTGTCTGTGATGTCAGAAGGCCTGAAGTCTTGCAGGGAGGAAGTTGATCGTCTTCAAATCCCTCTTCATGATGTGGTTGGTAACACTGGAGACACAAGGAGATATCCTTTTCTTGGAAACTTGAGCATCATTCCCAGCCCCCTTGTGCAGATTCCAGCAGAGATTCCTTGGATCCAAAGAGAGCCTGGCATAAAGAATGTGTCTTCACAGCCATCCGCTCCCACGTTTTCTTCTGGACGCTCCTCTGAATTATCTTCTAGGTCTTCTTACTTCTGTTCCCAATCTGTAgttaaaggaaataaaactatgtCTCTGATTCCCCAAATCAGTCTGATTCCAAATAGCCACACCAGGAAATCAAGACTAAGCCACAGTAGGCATTTTAGTAGGGCAGAAAATGACTCTTATCAGACAAGCAGCAAAGGACAGACAGACACTTATGTACAGAATTGTGGTGATTTGGTGCAGTTGGCAGTGGGTCTGAGTCATGGAGATCATAGCAGTATGACGTTAGTGGAAGCAGCAGTCAGATGCCAATATCAGAATGCACATGTGAGAAAGAGGAATTGTACCGAGCCATTTAGGTTTGATATATCAAAAATTTCCACTTGCTGTTTACCAGGCGTCCCGGAAAGCTTTTCTTGTGTTTGTTCTGGATACATAACTCTTGTATCAATACACTATACCACTATAGTCAGAGAACTCCAGAATCAGCCTTTGAGGGTAGTTCTCATTGATGGTGACTTCAAAGAGAATTACCACCACTTGGGATTTAATGCCCTGGAAAATGTCAAGACTGAACGGGAAAATCTGACATATCATGAGAAACTGTGGCTGGACCATACTTTGGAGATATTAACTCAGTTAAATGTCAACCTAGTTATGGTGCGAGGAAATGTGTCTGAAAATTTAACGGAAAGGTGTATGTGTAGCAAGTTGCTGCTTGTTGGACCAGTGAGTCATCATGTGCTGCAGGATTTTGCAGAGGTCACTGGAGCAGTGCAGGTGACCTATGCCACACAACTGAATGAAGACTGTGTGGGGAGTGATGTCTATGTGAGCCTGTGGAGAGCAGGTCAATTGAATGCCAAAGAAGTGAGCAACAAGGTGGCAATCTTAATAAAGGCTGAAGGAATACTTCTGGTTACTGCGGTGCTCACTAGCCCAGTTCTAGCGCAGATGCAAGCCAAGGAAGATCATTTCTGGACTTGTGCTTATCGCTTGTATCATGCTCTAGTTGATGAGAAAGTCTTCCTGGGAGGTGGTGCAGTTGAAGTCTTATGCCTTACCCATCTTTACATACTGATAGAACAGTCACATAAAAAGATGGACAAGGATTGTTCAGGACAGCTTTATGCGACTTCCTCTTGGATGGCCTCATCTCAAGCACTTTATAGACCAGCTATACTTAAAGCCTTGGCAGATGGATGGCACAAGTACCTTTCATCGATTGTGTATAACACGGGTACTTGCACTTCAGAGACTGAAGCCAGCACATTCGTTCAAAACTTTCTCCACAAAACCACAGACTCTGGTTGTCCTTTATTATACCTTCTGAAAGAATGTAATAAAGTGACTAGTGGGATTTTAAATTTTGCTGTTCCTAGTAGACTAAAGGAAACTTCAAGAGTTTTTGATGCTGTCACCCCAAAGATTGAGGCATGGCGCAGAGCACTAGATTTGGTCTTGTTAGTGCTTCAGACAGATGCTGAAATTATTACTGGGGCTGAGTATACACAATTAAACTCACAGGAGTCTGGTGACTTGTTGTTATTGTAG